The following coding sequences lie in one Arabidopsis thaliana chromosome 3, partial sequence genomic window:
- a CDS encoding uncharacterized protein (unknown protein; FUNCTIONS IN: molecular_function unknown; INVOLVED IN: biological_process unknown; LOCATED IN: endomembrane system; EXPRESSED IN: root; Has 31 Blast hits to 31 proteins in 9 species: Archae - 0; Bacteria - 0; Metazoa - 0; Fungi - 0; Plants - 31; Viruses - 0; Other Eukaryotes - 0 (source: NCBI BLink).), with the protein MDAKHIVLCFLLTYVFSMAAASSEAEPPATRKLGRHEWPGEEAEAPEVSHLEETVRRGHHHSTVERSVAGGGVILGGLATTFLVVVFCYIRATRKHKPNYDEKETETPKVLV; encoded by the coding sequence atggatgcGAAACATATAGTTCTATGCTTCTTGCTAACGTACGTCTTCTCCATGGCGGCAGCCTCATCGGAAGCTGAGCCTCCGGCAACAAGGAAACTCGGCAGGCACGAATGGCCAGGAGAGGAGGCAGAAGCACCGGAGGTTTCACATTTGGAAGAGACTGTACGGCGAGGCCACCACCATTCCACGGTGGAAAGATCGGTTGCCGGAGGTGGAGTTATTCTCGGAGGCTTAGCTACAACGTTTCTTGTGGTAGTGTTTTGCTATATAAGGGCTACGAGGAAACACAAACCCAATTATGATGAAAAGGAGACTGAGACCCCTAAAGTGTTAGTTTAA
- the GSTU8 gene encoding glutathione S-transferase TAU 8 (glutathione S-transferase TAU 8 (GSTU8); FUNCTIONS IN: glutathione transferase activity; INVOLVED IN: response to cadmium ion, toxin catabolic process; LOCATED IN: cytoplasm; EXPRESSED IN: 7 plant structures; EXPRESSED DURING: LP.06 six leaves visible, LP.04 four leaves visible, 4 anthesis, petal differentiation and expansion stage; CONTAINS InterPro DOMAIN/s: Thioredoxin fold (InterPro:IPR012335), Glutathione S-transferase, C-terminal (InterPro:IPR004046), Glutathione S-transferase, C-terminal-like (InterPro:IPR010987), Glutathione S-transferase/chloride channel, C-terminal (InterPro:IPR017933), Glutathione S-transferase, N-terminal (InterPro:IPR004045), Thioredoxin-like fold (InterPro:IPR012336); BEST Arabidopsis thaliana protein match is: glutathione S-transferase tau 7 (TAIR:AT2G29420.1); Has 7045 Blast hits to 7029 proteins in 1100 species: Archae - 0; Bacteria - 3564; Metazoa - 831; Fungi - 183; Plants - 2012; Viruses - 0; Other Eukaryotes - 455 (source: NCBI BLink).) gives MNQEEHVKLLGLWGSPFSKRVEMVLKLKGIPYEYIEEDVYGNRSPMLLKYNPIHKKVPVLIHNGRSIAESLVIVEYIEDTWKTTHTILPQDPYERAMARFWAKYVDEKVMLAVKKACWGPESEREKEVKEAYEGLKCLEKELGDKLFFGGETIGFVDIAADFIGYWLGIFQEASGVTIMTAEEFPKLQRWSEDFVGNNFIKEVLPPKEKLVAVLKAMFGSVTSN, from the exons ATGAACCAAGAAGAGCACGTAAAGCTTCTGGGCTTATGGGGAAGTCCTTTTAGCAAAAGAGTAGAGATGGTCCTAAAACTTAAGGGCATACCTTATGAGTacattgaagaagatgtttatGGAAACAGGAGCCCTATGCTTCTCAAGTACAACCCTATACACAAGAAGGTCCCTGTCCTCATCCACAATGGTAGATCGATAGCCGAATCATTGGTGATTGTCGAATACATCGAAGATACGTGGAAGACAACTCACACGATCTTGCCTCAAGATCCTTATGAACGTGCCATGGCCCGGTTTTGGGCTAAGTATGTGGATGAAAag GTAATGTTAGCAGTGAAGAAAGCTTGTTGGGGACCGGagagtgaaagagaaaaagaagtgaaaGAGGCTTATGAGGGTTTGAAATGTTTAGAAAAGGAGCTTGGAGATAAACTTTTTTTCGGAGGAGAGACAATTGGATTTGTCGATATAGCAGCTGATTTCATAGGATATTGGTTAGGGATTTTCCAAGAAGCTTCAGGCGTCACGATCATGACCGCGGAGGAGTTTCCAAAACTTCAACGTTGGTCGGAAGATTTCGTGGGAAATAACTTTATTAAGGAAGTCTTGCCCCCTAAGGAGAAGCTCGTGGCTGTTTTGAAGGCCATGTTTGGAAGTGTTACATCTAATTAA